The genomic segment TCTCACATTCCTCCAAGGTCTGTACTCTGTAGTCATGAGCAGCTTTAACAAGGACAAGATATGAGGGAGCTAAGGACACATCAAgagtttatatataaatatacttttGTCTGGAGATACCACAATGAAGGACAGACCAAGCAACATGTACTGCATCTTGTGGTTGTGTGTTACCATTCTGACTGCTGCCTATTAGCGAAAAAGTGGTCTGTCAGtcattgttttgatgttttgtccACACTATCCTTCAATCCAGCtaagaaaataaagatataaaatctTATCTTAAATGTGCTCACATTCGTCTCTGCTGTGGCCCTGGCGTGTGTGCTGTGCCTGTCCTCCTTCTGAAGGCTGGTTCCGCCCAAGCAGGCCTCTTCTGCCATCACTGGACCAAATGTCAGACTGTGACTGCTGCAGCAGCCCAAACTCCTCCGCTGTGTGGCACTCCAACATCCCCATAGCGTAATCAGGCAGCCCAGTAGCATTGCCTGTGTCCCAGTGGGGCGTGTAGCGGGGCACCTGGGCATCTGACTGGGGCAGCAGCTTACGGTCACCCTGCTGGCTGTAACAAAGAAGCTTGGTCCCCCGTCTGTTGAGGCAGTTGGAGGAGACAGAGTCTTTGTTCTGGGCATACTGGATGATGCGGTTCAGTTTCTGGCTGAAGGCCAGCTTCATGCCCTCGTAGGCACTTCGGGAGACCTTGGAACGTGATAGCTTCTGGTTGGCAATGAGATGACATTTCTCAAAGCAGTCTCTGTGGCCACGCAGGGACTTTGAATGCAACAAGGTCACAGAGGAGACACCTGCAATTACACAGCGAAAAAGCAATGAGAAGGT from the Solea solea chromosome 4, fSolSol10.1, whole genome shotgun sequence genome contains:
- the c4h21orf91 gene encoding protein EURL homolog, whose product is MDEEEQFVSIDLNDDNICSVCKLETETGTLSFCHVCFELSIEGVSSVTLLHSKSLRGHRDCFEKCHLIANQKLSRSKVSRSAYEGMKLAFSQKLNRIIQYAQNKDSVSSNCLNRRGTKLLCYSQQGDRKLLPQSDAQVPRYTPHWDTGNATGLPDYAMGMLECHTAEEFGLLQQSQSDIWSSDGRRGLLGRNQPSEGGQAQHTRQGHSRDELTKMSVDDLHQLNAQLLMQIQKVFEELTVAVQEKDSLASELHVRHIAIEQLFKNCTKLPWLQISRAGVKASNNDSSSGSGSSNNNSDHLE